The Chitinophaga niabensis genome segment GTTTACCCTGGAATCTTCCCGCAGACCTTCAATATTTCAAGAACACCACCTGGGCGATGCCTATCATCATGGGCCGGAAGACCTTTGAATCCATGGGCCAACCCCTGAAAGGAAGACAGAATATTGTGATCACGCGCCAGAAGGATTATACCCAGCCGGGCATCACTGTAGTTTCTTCTATTGATGAAGCTATTGCCGAAGCGGAGAAACAGGAGGTGAATGAGATCTTCATCACAGGCGGTACAGAAATTTTCCTGCAGGCTTTTCCAAAAGTAAACCGCATCTATATCACCCGCATACATGCACAGGTAGAAGGTGATGCATATTTCCCTGAGATAAATAAAGATGAGTGGGAACTAAAACAAAGTGAACCACACGAAGCGGATGAGAAGAATAATATGCCTTATACCTTTGAGGTATGGGAGAGGAAGTGACAATTTGAAAGTTTAACTTTCAAATTGCACGCTCTACTTAAAGATCACCATCCCCAACTGCAATGTAAGGTCCCGCTCTATCTGCTTCAAATGCACCGCCATTTCCAGGCAAGCCATCTGATCCGCAAAATTCTCCGCCCTTTCACCTTCCTGCTGATTCTCAATGATCAGTTTTTTGATCTTACGGAGAATGAGATAACTTGTTGTTGAACGGGTGTCTTTAAGATAAGCATTATCACCATACACCGTCTTTATCTCAAAACGGTCCTTCCAGTTGGCACTGAGGTCCGCTTCTTTATCTTCGAGTATCTGCGCAACGTTCTGCGCTATCTCCGCATCCTGGTGATAGAGGAACCATTTTTTATCCAGCGGAGAACCCTGATCGTATTGTGATTTGTATTCACGGAGGATCTTCTTCACCACTTCACTATCCGCCAGTGATTCAAAATCATAAGGGAGGTGAAAGATGTAATCTGCCACTGTTTGTTTTCCTTCCAGGTTATCGGGGTTTTCTTCTTCCTCCTCACTGAGGGTGAGATAAGGTTTATCACCAAAACGCAAAAGTATCTTCACCAGCTCCCTTTCCTGTTTCTCATCTTTATTGAAAAGGTTCTCAGTACCGGAAGAAGGCGCTTCATCCTGGAAGTGTTCAGGATACAACTCTGCGAGAGAAGGCCCGTCACTGTCCTGCTCCTGGAAGGATTGTTGCTTACTCTGCTGCGTGGCCTGTTTGGTAAGCCTGTCACGAATATATTTGTTGACGAGGGTAACCATGCCCTCTTCATCTATTTTCAATAACTGGCTGCATTGGCGGATGTAATCCTGCTGTTTGGTGAAATCTTCCACCTTATCAATGCGCGCGATAGTTTCCGCTATCTCATTTACCAGCTGGGATTTTTTGGTAGTATCGTTGCCTGCTTCTTTTAAAGAAACCTGCAGTTTGAAGAGGATGAAGTCCTGTTTATTTTCTGCAATGAACTGCCGGAAACCTTCGGCGCCTACTTTGCGCACATAGCTGTCCGGGTCTTCTTTATCAGGAATGAGTGCAAGCTTTACGTTGAGGCCTTCTTCAATGGCCATGTCCAGTCCGCGGAGTGCTGCTTTTACACCTGCATTATCACCATCATAAAGAATGGTGAGGTTGTTGGTGTATTTTTTTATCAACCGGAGCTGGTCCGTAGTAAGGGAAGTACCACTGGAAGCCACCACGTTCTCAATACCTGCCTGGTGAAGGGAAACCACATCCGTATATCCTTCCACGAGGAAGCATTCATCCAGCTTATCGATCGCATGACGGGCAAAGTAAGTACCATACAGCACTTTACTTTTTACATAGATGTCGTTCTCAGGAGAGTTGATGTATTTGGGCGCCCGGTCTGATTTCACCAGGATGCGTGCGCCAAAGCCGAGTACTTTACCGCTTTGGTTGTGAATGGGGAAGATCACACGGCCACGATAGTTATCTGCCAGTTGTTCATTCCGCATTGCCACGAGCCCTGTTTTCTGCAGATACTCCGCATTGTATCCTTTACCAAGCGCTGCTTTTACGAAAGCATCGCGTTGATTAAGACAGTAACCCAGCTGGAACTTACGCACGGTTTCTTCCGAAAAACCTCTTTCTTCAAAATAACTGAGCCCTACATTCTGCCCTTCTTCCGTTTCAAACATCGTTTTCACGAAATAGTCGCGGGCGAAGTTGTTGATGATAAAGAGACTGTCTGCCAGTTGCTGCTGGAGTTTTACCTCCGGGCTTACTTCTTTTTCTTCGATCTCTACATTGTACTTCTGGGCCAGCCAGCGTAATGCTTCCACATAGGAGTACTTTTCGTGCTCCATGAGGAAGTTGATGGAATTTCCGCTTTTCCCGCAACCGAAACATTTAAAGATCTCCTTACTGCCCGAAACGGTGAAGGAAGGGCTTTTTTCATTGTGAAAAGGGCAGAGGCCAAGGTAATTGGCACCGCGTTTCTTCAGCTTCACAAAGGAGCCGACGATCTCCACGATGTCTATCCGGTTGAGGATCTGTTGTATGGTATTCTGAGAGATCAAATCTTAAATGAATATTTGCTGGTTTTAACCCAAAATTGGGAAACGGTTATTGATTTGTAAACTGCTGTGTCATACCCCAGTACAGATGAATAAAACCTCAAAAGTACGGCAGGTTTATAAAATACCTGCTGTATATAAACCCAACCGACTGCAATGAATTGGTTATTCAATCATCCGAAATGCTGCTGGGATAAAACCCAGCAAATTTACCCTAAAAAAGTGACTTTAATTTTGGGAGAGAAGAGGAATGTATAGCGTTTTATAAAATGCTTGTTTCAATTTCAATCTCCTTACCACTTTTTGGCGCCCGTCTCACAATTCCTTAAATTTGGAGATTGTCCAAACGATTCACCAAAACAACAAAAGAATGAAAGAGGTATTTATTGTATCCGTAGCCAGAACGCCGATAGGTAGCTTCAACGGGGCTTTGGCAGGAGTGCCTGCCACAACATTGGGGGCTACGGTGATAAAGGCAGCGCTGGAAAGAGCAAAAGTGGCGCCGGAACAGGTGCAGGAAGTATATATGGGAAATGTGATCAGTGCAAATGTAGGGCAGGCACCTGCCAATCAGGCCAGCCTCTATGCCGGCCTTCCCAATACCATTCCCTGTACCACCGTGAACAAAGTATGTGCCTCCGGTATGAAAGCCATTATGCTGGGCGCGCAAAGCATTATGCTGGGAGACAATGATGTAGTGGTAGCAGGTGGCATGGAAAGTATGAGCAATATTCCCTACTATCTCGATAAAGCACGCAGCGGGTACCGTTTAGGGCATGGGGCTGTAATTGATGGTATCCTGAGGGACGGGCTCTGGGACCCCTATAAAGACTTCCACATGGGCAATGCCGCGGAAATTTGCGCGGCGGAGTACAAGATCACCCGGGAAGACCAGGATGCCTATGCTATCCAAAGTTATAAAAGAGCCGCCGCGGCAACAGAGAAAGGATATTTTAAGAACGAAATAGTACCCGTAGAAATTCCCGGCAAACAAACCATCACTGTTACGGAAGATGAGGATGTGAAAAAAGTGAACTTCGATAAGATCCCCACCCTGAAGCCAACTTTCCAGAAAGATGGTACAGTAACGGCAGCCAACGCCTCCAATATCAACGATGGAGCAGCAGCGGTGGTATTAGTGAGCGGAGAGAAGCTGAAAGAACTGGGACTCAAGCCTTTGGCGCGGATCGTGAGCTTCGCGGACGCTTCCCAGGCCCCGGAATGGTTCACCACCACACCCGTGAAAGCGATCAATAAAGCGCTCGCCAAAGCAGGACTGACCATCGCAGACATGGACTTTTCTGAGATCAATGAAGCATTTTCCTGCGTAGCCCTTGCCAACGAGCGGGACCTGGGCATTAAACCGGAAACATTGAACGTCTGGGGCGGCGCCGTAGCTTTAGGGCATCCTATTGGCTGCAGCGGCGCAAGGATCCTGATCACCTTAACTTCCATTTTGCAGCAGGAAAATGGCCGCTATGGCGTAGCGGGTATCTGTAACGGAGGGGGTGGTGCCAGTGCAGTAGTGATAGAGAAAATGTAAATGCTTTGCTTTTTGGCAAACAAACGATATTTTTGCCCTGCCTTTTTGCAAAATGTTCTAATAATACTTAAAGAATCAAATGCGTCAGATAGCCTTCAGACAAGCCTTAAGAGAAGCCCTCCAGGAAGAAATGCGCCGCGATGAGCGGGTATTCCTGATGGGTGAGGAAGTGGCAGAATACAACGGAGCTTATAAAGTTAGCCAGGGAATGCTGGATGAGTTTGGACCACGTAGGGTGATCGACACGCCTATTGCCGAGCTTGGTTTTACAGCTATTGGCGTTGGTGCCGCTCAGAACGGCCTTCGCCCTGTGTTGGAATTCATGACCTGGAACTTTGCCGTACTGGCATTGGACCAGATCCTCAATACCGCCTCCAAAATGCTCGCTATGAGCGGCGGCCAGGTGGGCTGTCCTATCGTTTTCCGCGGACCTAACGGTTCTGCCGGTCAACTGGGCGCTCAGCACTCCACAGCCTTTGAAAGCTATTATGCAAACATTCCCGGCCTTAAAGTAATATCTGTATCCAACCCATACGATGCAAAAGGTCTCCTCAAAGCCGCTATCCGCGATGAGGATCCCGTTGTTTTCATGGAAAGTGAGCAGATGTACGGCGATATGGGCGATGTTCCTGAGGAAGAATACATCATCCCTATCGGTAAAGCAGATATCAAACGCACTGGTAAAGATGTTACCATCGTTTCCTTCAATAAAATGATGAAAGTAGCGCTCGGCGCTGCGGAAGAACTGGCTAAAGAAGGCATTGAAGCGGAGGTGATAGACCTTCGTACCATCCGCCCGCTGGACTGGTTCACCATCCTGGAATCCGTTAAGAAAACAAACCGCCTGGTGATCGTGGAAGAGCAATGGCCATTCGCCAGTATCTCTTCTGAGATCTCTTACCGTATCCAGAAAGAAGGATTTGACTACCTGGATGCTCCTATCCGCAGGATCACTGCCGTAGATGCTCCTATGCACTATGCACCTAACCTGGTGAAACTGTACCTCCCCGATGTGGAAAGAACAGTGAAACTGGTGAAGGAAGTGATGTACATGAAGAAATAAGGTATATTTGTATATACAGAAAAAGGGTGTGCCGGTTACCGGTACACCCTTTGATATTATTTTAACATTCCTTCACATAGGCTTCTCCTTCTGTTCTCCTTCGCTTCGTGTATGCTTCAGCTTGTACTCCTAAAATGGTTAAAATAGTATGATAAAGGCCACCCGAAGGCAGCCTTTACTATATAAGGAAGTTAAATGGTGTCAACTCAATCAAACAGATCCGGGTTCAGTGCTAACCTCCGGGCTGCTGTTATCAACTCAACCAAACAGGTCAGAACTCAGGTAGCGATCTCCCCGGTCGCAGATAATACAAACGATCACCCCGCTTTCCAGCTCCCTGGATAACCTCACCGCCGCCGCAACAGCCCCTCCGCTGCTCATGCCGCAGAAAACAGCTTCTTCCCGGGCCAGCCGGTTAGTCATGATCCGGGCTTCTTCTTCCGCAATATCCATCGTTCTGTCTATCCGCTGCCTTTCGAAGATCTTGGGCAGGTATTCTTCCGGCCATTTGCGGATACCGGGTATTTTAGAGCCTTCCGTAGGCTGGCAGCCTACTATCTGTATGTTGTTATTCTTTTCTTTTAAGAACCTGCTTACGCCCATAATGGTGCCCGTTGTGCCCATCGCAGAAACGAAGTGGGTAACACCGCCATCTGTATCCCGCCAGATCTCCGGGCCGGTAGTGCGGTAATGCATGCCATAGTTGTCAGGGTTGGCAAACTGGTTCAGCATATGGTAACCGCCTTTGGCCAGTTGCGCATGTGCATAGTCGATTGCGCCTTCCATGCTTTGCTCTTTGGGGGTCAGTATCACTTTTGCGCCGAAGGCTTCCATGGATAATACCCTTTCCCGGGTAGCATCTTCGGGCATTACCAGTTCAATGGGTACTGAAAAGAGGCTGGCTATCATGGCCAGGGCTATGCCTGTATTGCCGCTGGTAGCTTCTATCAGTTTGGTGCCGGGTTTGATCTCTCCACGGTCCAGCGCACCTTTGATCATGCCATAAGCGGCCCTGTCTTTCACGCTGCCGCCGGGGTTATTACCTTCTAATTTGGCATAGATCGTAACGTTCGGGTTTTCGGGAATTCGTTGCAAGGCCACCATCGGGGTGTTACCTACTAAGTCCAATACTGATCTCGTCATGTTAAACTACTTTAATACTGCCGTCTGCTTTATAATAGATCCGGGAGTAAGGCGCTGTTGATTTGATCAGCCATACGTTCCCGCCAATAATGCTATGATGCCCTATGATGGTATCTCCGCCCAGGATGGTAGCCCCTGCATAGATCACTACATGGTCTTCTATGGTAGGATGGCGTTTGTTCTGGGCCATGGTTTTATCAATGCTCAGCGCACCGAGGGTAACGCCCTGGTAGATCTTCACGTGCTGGCCGATCACGGTGGTTTCACCGATCACCACACCACTGCCATGGTCTATGCAGAAGTAAGGTGCTATCACAGCAGCCGGGTGTATATCAATGCCGGTCTTGGCATGTGCAAATTCTGTGATCACCCTTGGTAATAAAGGGATGTCCAGGTTATGCAGGCCATGTGCCACGCGGTAAGCGGCAATAGCATAGAAACCCGGGTAGGCACGTATCACTTCGTAGAGACAGGTAGCGGCAGGATCCCCCTGGAGGATAGCTTCCGCATCCTTTGTGAGATCACTGTAAATGCCAGGTACCAGTTCCATGAACTGCCGGCTGGTGGTGGCCGCATCCTGTGGCAGGCGGGAACCCATGTTCTGCAACAGTTCCCTGAGCTGCGCTTCTAGCTGAAGCGCATACTGTTCCAGTTGTGCATCGTCCATCACCCTCCCTGTATGTTCAGGGAATAACCAGTTCACCAGGTCCCTGCAAAAAGCCCATACCTGTTCGGATGAGGGATATGCGTTTGCTGCAGCGGCCTGGTGGCGCTTTTTGAGTTGCTCCAATAATTGCTTCATAATGCTGAATAGTTACCTGCTACGTTC includes the following:
- the dnaG gene encoding DNA primase, which encodes MISQNTIQQILNRIDIVEIVGSFVKLKKRGANYLGLCPFHNEKSPSFTVSGSKEIFKCFGCGKSGNSINFLMEHEKYSYVEALRWLAQKYNVEIEEKEVSPEVKLQQQLADSLFIINNFARDYFVKTMFETEEGQNVGLSYFEERGFSEETVRKFQLGYCLNQRDAFVKAALGKGYNAEYLQKTGLVAMRNEQLADNYRGRVIFPIHNQSGKVLGFGARILVKSDRAPKYINSPENDIYVKSKVLYGTYFARHAIDKLDECFLVEGYTDVVSLHQAGIENVVASSGTSLTTDQLRLIKKYTNNLTILYDGDNAGVKAALRGLDMAIEEGLNVKLALIPDKEDPDSYVRKVGAEGFRQFIAENKQDFILFKLQVSLKEAGNDTTKKSQLVNEIAETIARIDKVEDFTKQQDYIRQCSQLLKIDEEGMVTLVNKYIRDRLTKQATQQSKQQSFQEQDSDGPSLAELYPEHFQDEAPSSGTENLFNKDEKQERELVKILLRFGDKPYLTLSEEEEENPDNLEGKQTVADYIFHLPYDFESLADSEVVKKILREYKSQYDQGSPLDKKWFLYHQDAEIAQNVAQILEDKEADLSANWKDRFEIKTVYGDNAYLKDTRSTTSYLILRKIKKLIIENQQEGERAENFADQMACLEMAVHLKQIERDLTLQLGMVIFK
- the folA gene encoding type 3 dihydrofolate reductase, whose amino-acid sequence is MSASPIISIIVAASENNVIGIQNRLPWNLPADLQYFKNTTWAMPIIMGRKTFESMGQPLKGRQNIVITRQKDYTQPGITVVSSIDEAIAEAEKQEVNEIFITGGTEIFLQAFPKVNRIYITRIHAQVEGDAYFPEINKDEWELKQSEPHEADEKNNMPYTFEVWERK
- the cysM gene encoding cysteine synthase CysM is translated as MTRSVLDLVGNTPMVALQRIPENPNVTIYAKLEGNNPGGSVKDRAAYGMIKGALDRGEIKPGTKLIEATSGNTGIALAMIASLFSVPIELVMPEDATRERVLSMEAFGAKVILTPKEQSMEGAIDYAHAQLAKGGYHMLNQFANPDNYGMHYRTTGPEIWRDTDGGVTHFVSAMGTTGTIMGVSRFLKEKNNNIQIVGCQPTEGSKIPGIRKWPEEYLPKIFERQRIDRTMDIAEEEARIMTNRLAREEAVFCGMSSGGAVAAAVRLSRELESGVIVCIICDRGDRYLSSDLFG
- a CDS encoding acetyl-CoA C-acyltransferase translates to MKEVFIVSVARTPIGSFNGALAGVPATTLGATVIKAALERAKVAPEQVQEVYMGNVISANVGQAPANQASLYAGLPNTIPCTTVNKVCASGMKAIMLGAQSIMLGDNDVVVAGGMESMSNIPYYLDKARSGYRLGHGAVIDGILRDGLWDPYKDFHMGNAAEICAAEYKITREDQDAYAIQSYKRAAAATEKGYFKNEIVPVEIPGKQTITVTEDEDVKKVNFDKIPTLKPTFQKDGTVTAANASNINDGAAAVVLVSGEKLKELGLKPLARIVSFADASQAPEWFTTTPVKAINKALAKAGLTIADMDFSEINEAFSCVALANERDLGIKPETLNVWGGAVALGHPIGCSGARILITLTSILQQENGRYGVAGICNGGGGASAVVIEKM
- a CDS encoding pyruvate dehydrogenase complex E1 component subunit beta, yielding MRQIAFRQALREALQEEMRRDERVFLMGEEVAEYNGAYKVSQGMLDEFGPRRVIDTPIAELGFTAIGVGAAQNGLRPVLEFMTWNFAVLALDQILNTASKMLAMSGGQVGCPIVFRGPNGSAGQLGAQHSTAFESYYANIPGLKVISVSNPYDAKGLLKAAIRDEDPVVFMESEQMYGDMGDVPEEEYIIPIGKADIKRTGKDVTIVSFNKMMKVALGAAEELAKEGIEAEVIDLRTIRPLDWFTILESVKKTNRLVIVEEQWPFASISSEISYRIQKEGFDYLDAPIRRITAVDAPMHYAPNLVKLYLPDVERTVKLVKEVMYMKK
- a CDS encoding serine O-acetyltransferase, with the translated sequence MKQLLEQLKKRHQAAAANAYPSSEQVWAFCRDLVNWLFPEHTGRVMDDAQLEQYALQLEAQLRELLQNMGSRLPQDAATTSRQFMELVPGIYSDLTKDAEAILQGDPAATCLYEVIRAYPGFYAIAAYRVAHGLHNLDIPLLPRVITEFAHAKTGIDIHPAAVIAPYFCIDHGSGVVIGETTVIGQHVKIYQGVTLGALSIDKTMAQNKRHPTIEDHVVIYAGATILGGDTIIGHHSIIGGNVWLIKSTAPYSRIYYKADGSIKVV